The DNA sequence CGGTTTACCACGATAAAACCGGGTTTCCTGAAGATGTGTTTGATACGACGCAGGAGCTAAAGGAATTGTTCAAGGAAGATAAAAAAACCAGTCTGCGCGTCGAAAAGGAAACTTGATAAGTTTTTTCCCAAAACCCGGCCATAGCAGCATACGGTGGATGCGTCTGCTACTTCAGTTTTTCGGGCAACATGGACAGTTGCATAACCATAAGAACGTTTGTGATAAAAGACGGCAAAATCTACATACAGGCGGGGGCCGGCATAGTGGCAGATTCGGATCCCGAAACCGAGTACCAGGAAACGGTTAACAAGGTAAAAGCCTTGGTGAAATCGGTTGAGCTCGCGGAGGACGGACTCTGATGACCGAGAGCAAAAGGAAAATGATTCTGATGATTGATAATTACGATTCCTTTACCTACAACTTGGTCCACTACCTGGGGGAACTCGGTCAGCAGATCGAGGTGAGAAGAAACGACAGTCTTGATTTCGGTTTCGTGGATGATCTTGACCCCGACATAATCGTAATCTCTCCCGGGCCCTGCACTCCCAAAGAGGCTGGGATTTCGGTCGACATAATAAAAAGGTATGTCGGGGAAAAACCCATTCTCGGTGTCTGCTTGGGTCACCAAGCGGTGGGCTATGCGTACGGGGCGAACATAGTCCGGGCAGAGAGGCTTCTGCACGGAAAAACTTCCCCGATCCTCCACGACGGAAAAACCATCTATAAGGATCTTCCGAATCCCTTTGAAGCTACGAGATACCATTCACTTCTGGTGGAAGAGGCATCCCTTCCGTCCGACTTCGAAATTTCCGCTTGGACCAAGGAGGGTGAAATCATGGGGATAAGGCACAGGGAACTTCCCGTTGAGGGCGTTCAGTTTCACCCCGAGTCCATCCTTACGGAGTGCGGGAAGGATCTTCTAAGAAACTTTATCGACTGCTATGGGTAAAGCCGATACGGCTTTCCCGTTTTTTTTCCTGCTTGAGAAGCCCTTTCGACTTATTAACATATTTAGAGCATAGGACAGCATTTTGACCAGCTTTTTCCCCAAATGCGGTCCCGAACCGAAAAAGCGGTTTACGGTCTGTTTTTACTTGCCCACATTTCAGCGTGAGCGCAAAGTTCCGAAGGAGTTAAGTCTGTTAAGCCATGTCTGAGTTGGTTAAACAAAGAGAAGTTTTAAGAGAGCAGGATTCGAGTCCGTTTCGCAGGAGGTCAGATGGGCCTTCTGGTTGAAGCTTTCATTTTTCTGCTGGCAACGATTGTCGTTGTTCCTGTCTGCCGTAAGTTCGGATTGAGCAGCGTGCTTGGGTATCTGCTTGTTGGATTGCTGATCGGTCCAGGCGTGTTCGGGCTTGTGGGCAATGCAACGGAAGTTCTGCACTTCGCTGAGTTCGGAATCGTTTTGTTGATGTTTCTCATCGGTCTCGAACTTCGTCCGCATCGTCTCTGGACCATGCGGAGATTTCTCTTCGGGCTGGGTATAACCCAGATCCTTATCACTTCAGTCGTGATTGCGGTGTTCTGCTTCATGTTGCTGGGGATGGGAACGCCTGCGTCAATGCTGATCGGGTTCTCTCTTGCTCTTTCAAGCACGGCATTTGTCGTGCAGTGGCTCGGGGAGCACAAGGAATTCAACAGGCCCCATGGACGTGCGGCTTTCGGCACGCTGCTTATGCAGGATGTTGCCGTTATCCCCGCAATAGCCTTAATAGGCATCTTGTCTTCTAAGCCCGGGGATTCGGTGTCGTTGAACTTGCTGCTTCTTGTCGCTGTTGTGGGTGGATTCGTGGTTGCTCGGTTTACGCTTCGCCCCGCCCTGCGTTTTGTTGCCTCCACGGGAATCCATGAACTTTTCACGGCCGCCGCGCTTACGCTTGTGACAGGTGCCGCCTTGGCGATGCACAGCATCGGTTTTTCAATGGGGCTCGGGGCTTTCGTGGCGGGCGTTATGGTTGCCGATTCTGAGTATCGCCACCAGCTTGAAGCGGACGTAATGCCCTTTAAGGGGCTGCTTGTGGGTCTTTTCTTCATTGCGGTCGGCATGTCGGCCAACTTGGGTTTGTTGATCAGCAAGCCGCT is a window from the Candidatus Dadabacteria bacterium genome containing:
- a CDS encoding aminodeoxychorismate/anthranilate synthase component II is translated as MILMIDNYDSFTYNLVHYLGELGQQIEVRRNDSLDFGFVDDLDPDIIVISPGPCTPKEAGISVDIIKRYVGEKPILGVCLGHQAVGYAYGANIVRAERLLHGKTSPILHDGKTIYKDLPNPFEATRYHSLLVEEASLPSDFEISAWTKEGEIMGIRHRELPVEGVQFHPESILTECGKDLLRNFIDCYG